The region CCATTATAAAATTAGAAGATATTACTGATTTAGATTTTTCATCTCCTTGTAAATATAAGTCCGCAAGCTGTTTGAGTATGGCTCCAAATCGATGAACTTCCATAAAATCTTCATCGTATTTTGGTGGTTTATTATAATATGTTTCATCGTATCTAAAAGTGAGAGGTCTTCCCTTCACTGTTTGATCTACATTTAAATTTAATTTAGAATAAATTTCTGTAGCTTCGTGTACCGTATTTTTTAATTTTAAAGTATCAATAAATCTACTATTTAATCTTTGTAAAATAATATCGATTTCTTTTTTTGTAGCTATAGATACGTCTTTAGCCTTACTATTTTCAATATAATTATAATATGCTATTGAAGGCATCCAATGGTCTTGTTCTGGAGCAAAATCTTGTTTTAAAAAGGGAACACTGAAGTCTGGATAAGCATACCTATCATCCTGATATTGAGAAAACACCAAATCATCAATAAAAACTGTACCTGGTTTTTTAATATTAACCGTACTAATTTTAAAAGTTTTAAAATTTACGGGAGTATTACGTTTTGGTGTGTGACCATTCATTTCGTAAAAAGGAACCCAAATTGTTCTCCATCCTGTAAAATTTAAAGGGATTTCAAACCAAATTTCATCATCATTTGCATCTGAATAAAAAGAAAAACGTAAAGTACCTTCTTGTATATCTTCATTATAGATAGAGAAAATAGTAGTGGGACTATTTGGAAAGTAATCACCATAAGCAAGCGGACTTTCTTCTTCTGTAAGGATATCTAAAAAGCTTGTTTTGATATAACTATCTTCTTTAAAGTCCCAACGTAATGATGATTTACCTAATTTATAATGTTTATCACTTAAGGTAATAGTGCTTGTTTTATTATGATCAAAATGATTTAATTCTGATTGGTTTTCAAAATTAACTTTATACGGCTTTTTTTCTTGTGCGATAAGTATTGCACAAAAACAAAAAAACAAAAGAAAGCAACTTATTTTAAAATCAATTTTGATCATAATTATCTAATAGTGTAAAATATTAATGTTGTTTATAATACTTATTTTAGTACTATAAACCCATTTGTTTATTTATAGTTTTAGTCTTATAATTCACTGAAGTATTTCCAGCACCTTGTAACCCTATATCTACTGGACTGTTAGTTTTCCAATGTCCTCTAGTAAAATCTGGTATATCTATAGAATTGGAACGATTGGCTACGGATTGCTCACTTAAAGGACTAATAGAGCTCCATAATGCCGCATCGTATACATCTTGATCCAGAGGTAACCCATTACGCAAACAGTCTATTAAACGCCAATCCATTATAAAATCCATACCTCCATGTCCACCAATTTTTTTAGCTAGCTCTCCAACTTTTTTTACAAGCTCAGGTGTGTATTTTTTTTCTAAATCATTCATCTCAGAAGTACTTAGCCATTTATCATTAACGGCAACTTTGCCTGGTGTAGGCCATTTTTGAGCAAATGCTTTAGTTCCGCTAACCATATGAATTCTAGAGTAAGGTCTATCTGAAGATACATCATGCTGAATCATAATACTTCTACCTTTTTTAGTCTTAATCATTGTTGTATTCATATTTCCTCTAAAACTTCTATTAGCATACTCAGCGTAAAACGGATCATGTATTGCTTTTTCTCGGGCTAATTTTTGCATATTAAAATCTGCTGAAGACAATGAACTTAGATAATCTAATTGATCTCCTCTGTTAATATTCATAATTTGGCATATTGGTCCCAATCCGTGTGTAGGATATAAATTTCCATTACGAGATGCATTTTCTTCTAAACGCCACATGCTTTCATATCCACTAGTTTTATTAAAGTTAAGATCTAATAGATTATGAATATATGCTCCTTCCCCATGAATAATATCTCCAAAGTAATTTTGTCTAGCCATGTTAAGTGTGAGAAGTTCAAAAAAATCATAACAACAATTTTCCATCATCATACAATGTTTTTTTGTACGCTCAGAAGTTTCTACAAGTTCCCAAGCTTCGTCGATGGTTTTAGCAGCAGGAACTTCTACTGCTACGTGTTTTCCTGCTTCCATCGCATAAACTGCCATTGGAGTATGCCAATCCCAAGGTGTTAGAATGTAGATTAAATCGATATCATCTCGATCAACCATTTCTTTCCATGCGTAAGTGCTTCCAAAGTATAAATCTGGTTTGTGTTTTGTACCCTTAAGAATCTCTTTAGAGTTCATTACACTTTTTTCTCTTAAATCGCACAACCCCTTTATGGTTACACCTTCGATCATGCTCATACGTTGAACAGCACCAGGTCCACGCATCCCTAAACCAATAAAACCAATGCGTACTTCTTCTAATTTTGGTGCTCTAAAACCTGACATGTTAAATAATGAGCTGCTAGATTTTAAATAGTTGGAATCTTTAATTATTGTTTCTGAATTTGCAGAAAACACACTACCTCCTAATAAGCCTAATGCGCTTATAGACGATAGTTTCATGAATTGTCTTCTCTTATTTTCCATTTTTAATATTTTATAATATATTTATAAATTAAGGTTGATCGCTTTATGCATTTGCTTCTTGATAACAACGTATTTCAAACAATCTAGCTAATTTATCTCCATTTGTTTTATGTACTTTAACCGTTAATGCTTTAATAGTTTCTTCACTGAAATTATGTTTTGCTAAACGCAAATAATTATTTTTAATATTTGCTACGACTTTTTTCCCTTTAGTGGTTTCTAATTCTACAATATAATCAGAAATGGTTTCAGGTTGTGGCCCTCTAACTTGGTCTTTATAAACCCAATCTTGTGGAGACATTCTTAAAAATCGGTTTAATCCAGTATCAAAAGTGAGTTGAACTGTATTTAATTTAACAGGCTTTTTCCATTTTAATGTGATCCATTGTGAGCCACTTTCCATTTTAGCTTGCCATTGATGCACATCTCCATCAGCTATGTCTCTATTTATACCGTCTATTACCTTTATGGCTTTACCTTTATTTGTTTCTGAAGAACTTTTTACACTTGCAATTCTTGCTAAATCATTTTCATCTTCATTTTTCACACCAAGAATAGCTTGATCTTGTTTAAGTAAAAGTTGCTGATATGTTTTTAGCTCTTTTTTTTGGGCTGCTAATGCATTTGGACTAATAGAATGTTTAAAACAGTATGCCATTGCTGTTCCTACGGCTTGACCAAGTATAGCACAAGTAGCCATAACACGTGTAGAGGATAAAGCAACATGAGAGACACTAATATTACGACCTGCAAAAAATAAATTGTTAATATTTACACTAAACAGCGAACGATAAGGTATGGAATATGGTTTTTTTAATGAGATAGACACATACGGTACATCTCCTGTTGTATCCATTCCTCCTGGTGGATGATCATCTAAAGGCCAACCGCCGTAAGCAACTCTATCTTCAAATAAAGTTGCAGCTTGCACGTCTTGTTGTTTCATAATATATGGCCCTTCAATTCTACGACTTTCCCGTTTTCCAGGAATCATACCTATCCATGATAATGCCCAGTTTTCTGATTCAGGATGATTTCCAGAATTTTTAATGTAATCCCAAACTCCAAATAAAGTAGCTAATAAATCATGTCTGTTTTGTTGCCCATCACTAATTACATCTATAGATCCTCCTAATTCTAACCACCAATATCCGTACTCATAAGACCCAATATTTCGGTGTGCAAAATCCTTAGTTGTATATTTACGCGCCCAAACAGGTGGTGTATAAGGCATTTTAGTATCATGGTGTTGTGCCATAAACAAAAGGCTATTTCCCATTGTTTTTTGATCTGCAACATCTACTGCCAAAGATTCTCCGAAAGTAGATTTAGCCTCTCTACCCCTCATATATTTAGCACCTGCTTTAGCAGCAAGGCTTCCATCTCCAGTACAATCTGAAAAGTATTTAGCAGTAATTTCAGATATTTCTTCGGTTGGAGAACTAAGTCCCCAAACTTTTTCAATGGTACCGTTATTCACTTTTACATCGTAGAAGGAAGTGTCTAGTAATAACGTTATGTTAGGTTCGGAGATAATCTTATCATATAATACAAAATCCCACATTTCGTAAGATCGTTGTGGATTTGTAACGGCTTCAGTTAGCACTAACTCTTCTAATATACCCGTCTCTCTCCACACTTGTTTTAGCTGACTTGCTCCAGAAATGTGCATTCTTATCTCGCTACTTGCATTCCCTCCTAATCGCGACCTGTCGTGCATTAATAAAACTTTACTACCATTTCTTGCTGCAGCGATTGCGGCGCAAATACCTGACATACCTGCTCCTACAATACAAACATCTACTTCATATTTTACACGATTGTAAACGTCTGTATTAACTAGAAATTCTCCTGCATTAACATCTCCATTTTCGTCTATATATAAGTCATTATTACTATTTGCTAAAAGCGTAGTAAAATGCCCTCCCATAGCTACAGCACCAGTGCTTAAGCCCAAAGTTTTTAAAAACCCTCTTCTGTTATTCATAATTTTATTTTTAAATACATCCTTTATTAATTAGTATAACTTAAAATATTGGTTGCAAAGGATGCAAAACTATTAGTTTCATCTTTCGATAATTTTAGTAAATATGCTTTATCTGTTTTACTAAGTGATGATGCATTATATTTAATAATTTCAGATAAATGACTGTATTGACTTTTTTCTAAATATTTGATTTGCTCTAAAAGAGTAATGATATTACCTGATGCTATTTTGATATGCTGTAATCTATTCAAAGTTTCATTTTGCATTTCAAAATTAAAATCCTCAAGTAAATCAATCATTTGTTTTTGAATTTCAAAATTATTCCACATCTCTGCGGTAAACTTATCAATAGCAAAATATGGTACATAGTGCTCACCAAATTCTACCAATCTTAATAAATACTCAGTATATTTTTTTAAAGTAGTATTAACATGACGTAATCCATACATTTGTAAGTGATAGTCGTCTGAGTATATCATACTTTCAATAAGATTATTAGTTAACAAATTAGCTTCTGTGTATTTTAAAATACTGTCTGATATTTTGCCATTAACAATATTCCATAAAATGTGTGTACTATACACTGCACCAGATACGACACTGCTTTTTAATGCTGGTGATGTTGCTCCTGTTACCGCATCAACCTCCAAGGAAAATATTGTATCTGTTTTATCTATTAAATCTTTAGCTTCATAATTAGCTAAAGGGGAAGTTTTATCCTTTAAAATTTTAATTAAC is a window of Formosa sediminum DNA encoding:
- a CDS encoding Gfo/Idh/MocA family protein, whose protein sequence is MENKRRQFMKLSSISALGLLGGSVFSANSETIIKDSNYLKSSSSLFNMSGFRAPKLEEVRIGFIGLGMRGPGAVQRMSMIEGVTIKGLCDLREKSVMNSKEILKGTKHKPDLYFGSTYAWKEMVDRDDIDLIYILTPWDWHTPMAVYAMEAGKHVAVEVPAAKTIDEAWELVETSERTKKHCMMMENCCYDFFELLTLNMARQNYFGDIIHGEGAYIHNLLDLNFNKTSGYESMWRLEENASRNGNLYPTHGLGPICQIMNINRGDQLDYLSSLSSADFNMQKLAREKAIHDPFYAEYANRSFRGNMNTTMIKTKKGRSIMIQHDVSSDRPYSRIHMVSGTKAFAQKWPTPGKVAVNDKWLSTSEMNDLEKKYTPELVKKVGELAKKIGGHGGMDFIMDWRLIDCLRNGLPLDQDVYDAALWSSISPLSEQSVANRSNSIDIPDFTRGHWKTNSPVDIGLQGAGNTSVNYKTKTINKQMGL
- a CDS encoding FAD-dependent oxidoreductase, giving the protein MNNRRGFLKTLGLSTGAVAMGGHFTTLLANSNNDLYIDENGDVNAGEFLVNTDVYNRVKYEVDVCIVGAGMSGICAAIAAARNGSKVLLMHDRSRLGGNASSEIRMHISGASQLKQVWRETGILEELVLTEAVTNPQRSYEMWDFVLYDKIISEPNITLLLDTSFYDVKVNNGTIEKVWGLSSPTEEISEITAKYFSDCTGDGSLAAKAGAKYMRGREAKSTFGESLAVDVADQKTMGNSLLFMAQHHDTKMPYTPPVWARKYTTKDFAHRNIGSYEYGYWWLELGGSIDVISDGQQNRHDLLATLFGVWDYIKNSGNHPESENWALSWIGMIPGKRESRRIEGPYIMKQQDVQAATLFEDRVAYGGWPLDDHPPGGMDTTGDVPYVSISLKKPYSIPYRSLFSVNINNLFFAGRNISVSHVALSSTRVMATCAILGQAVGTAMAYCFKHSISPNALAAQKKELKTYQQLLLKQDQAILGVKNEDENDLARIASVKSSSETNKGKAIKVIDGINRDIADGDVHQWQAKMESGSQWITLKWKKPVKLNTVQLTFDTGLNRFLRMSPQDWVYKDQVRGPQPETISDYIVELETTKGKKVVANIKNNYLRLAKHNFSEETIKALTVKVHKTNGDKLARLFEIRCYQEANA